In a genomic window of Bacteroidota bacterium:
- a CDS encoding response regulator transcription factor: MAIRIAYIEDNSSLRKRLQEQLAFFEDIELVAAYASGATALNDLPRLKPSEFPEIILMDIGMPGMTGIEATISIKELFPEIEIMMYTVFEDAPKIFQAIQAGASGYLLKDDPMESVVEAIRELKSGGAPMSQTIARKVLTFFRPLSPPSERKHENPPPLREPSNMNLSERELELLEGLVHGETYATLARKLSISPHTVKTHIKNIYRKLHVHSRALAVRVALERGLV, encoded by the coding sequence ATGGCAATTAGAATCGCCTACATAGAAGACAATTCCTCGCTGCGAAAACGTCTCCAGGAGCAGCTCGCCTTTTTTGAGGATATCGAGCTCGTAGCCGCATATGCCTCCGGCGCGACCGCGCTCAACGACCTCCCCCGTCTGAAGCCGAGCGAGTTTCCCGAGATTATACTGATGGATATCGGGATGCCGGGCATGACAGGGATCGAGGCGACGATCTCCATCAAGGAGCTCTTTCCGGAGATCGAAATCATGATGTATACGGTCTTCGAGGATGCGCCGAAAATATTTCAGGCAATCCAGGCGGGGGCCTCGGGGTACCTCCTGAAGGACGATCCGATGGAATCGGTCGTCGAAGCGATCCGGGAATTGAAAAGCGGAGGCGCGCCGATGTCCCAGACGATTGCGCGGAAGGTTCTGACCTTCTTCCGGCCTCTTTCCCCGCCTTCCGAACGGAAACATGAGAATCCGCCGCCGCTTCGCGAACCGTCGAACATGAACCTTTCAGAGCGTGAGCTCGAGCTCCTCGAAGGCCTCGTCCATGGCGAAACGTACGCGACTCTTGCCCGGAAACTTTCGATCAGCCCCCACACCGTGAAGACCCACATCAAGAATATCTACCGCAAGCTCCACGTCCATTCCCGCGCGCTGGCCGTCCGCGTAGCCCTCGAAAGAGGCCTCGTTTAG
- a CDS encoding two-component regulator propeller domain-containing protein, with protein sequence MRSNVHLAQHSDAVPRWYRTGMNALFISAFLLICAPPGLPAQSADLKYEVYSLEQGLSQSSVRCILRDNKGFLWFGTGDGLNRFDGYNFQVFHHDPQDSGSLGDDNVWTLAQDPSGRIWIGTERGLNAYDPGTDRFTRPENLGEFRHPWMGGRILRLVVRRSNRLWVAASKGTLVLDLTARRIQTSFASLRGTYPVYPLAELSDETLWISSFDSIYRAPRGRDSLEPARLPFQSNSLVISVNEDRSGVLWFGTIGDGLFEFDPKTGHSARHLYYSTQPKLFDNQVRGAIEDPNGRLWVGTRNIGLTLFDRDRHTFSRFTPRVNEQANLRFETITSMYMDPSGVLWAGYDGSGIVRISTKPKKFEHVLLPSSGSEGSGESFLKPLMVDRSGAIWAGTYDKGLVVMDRGYKLLRRYLHTPEDPSGISSNTILSLLEDRAGTLFVGTAEGLDELDPGSDRIGHPGPAGSGKNRLNSIITALCRDSGGAVWVGTASGLFTLDRSAGTLVPEAGFTGEIKCLTASPDGTLWVGTAGRGLAHLDPRRHTLTAYVHDPSAANSLSYDIVKCITPGEDGALWIGTESGLNRFDPRTGNWKRYYTKDGLPNDFIYGILTGRDGRLWISTNGGLSRMDPKETDHPGFRNYTPGDGLQSFEFNTNCYFKTPDGRLFFGGVNGFNVFDPDSVRDNPVIPPVVITGFKKFDQPVVAGFVPGETREVTLEYTESVFSFEFAGLEFTNPGGNRYAYAMEGFDREWMQSGTRREARYTNLDPGTYTFRVKASNNDGVWNEAGTSMRVVILPPFWRRGWFIAMSVALVAGGFGGAVRYVSVRKLKTKLREMEYQRHLEEERERISRDLHDNVGAQLVSILSGLDLVRKYSHPADERTDRLLTSLHEDARSSISQLRETIWALKSGGLNLPQFAEFVESYARRQTDFSHDLELTVRLADNLPFVLSPMQALNCFRIVQEALTNCLKHAGATRVDISMVSLTNGRFSMTIADNGIGAGNGQPELFSGNGLNNMRQRAGELGGTADFGAPPGGGFEVRVNLPILHPDGTA encoded by the coding sequence TTGAGATCAAACGTTCATCTGGCGCAACACAGCGACGCGGTTCCCCGGTGGTACCGGACCGGGATGAACGCGTTGTTCATTTCGGCTTTTCTTCTGATCTGCGCCCCGCCCGGCCTGCCTGCCCAGTCGGCCGATCTGAAGTACGAAGTCTATTCTCTCGAACAGGGGCTCTCGCAGAGTTCGGTCCGCTGCATTTTGCGCGACAACAAGGGGTTCCTCTGGTTTGGAACGGGGGACGGTTTGAACCGGTTCGACGGATACAACTTTCAGGTATTCCATCACGACCCTCAGGACTCGGGGAGCCTGGGCGACGACAATGTCTGGACGCTGGCGCAGGACCCGTCGGGAAGGATCTGGATCGGGACCGAACGGGGGCTGAATGCCTATGATCCCGGGACGGACCGGTTCACGCGACCCGAGAACCTCGGGGAATTCCGCCACCCGTGGATGGGCGGCAGGATCTTGCGGCTGGTCGTGCGCCGCTCCAACCGGCTCTGGGTTGCCGCCTCGAAGGGGACGCTCGTCCTCGACCTGACCGCACGGCGCATCCAGACAAGCTTCGCGAGCCTCCGCGGCACGTATCCTGTCTATCCCCTCGCCGAACTCTCCGATGAAACCCTCTGGATCTCGAGCTTCGATTCGATCTACCGCGCGCCGCGGGGCCGCGACTCGCTCGAGCCCGCACGCCTCCCGTTTCAATCCAACAGCCTCGTCATCTCGGTCAACGAAGACAGGAGCGGGGTTCTCTGGTTCGGGACCATCGGGGACGGGCTCTTCGAGTTCGATCCCAAAACCGGACATTCGGCCCGCCACCTCTACTACTCCACCCAGCCGAAATTATTCGACAACCAGGTGCGGGGAGCGATCGAAGATCCCAACGGCAGGCTCTGGGTGGGGACGCGGAATATCGGTCTGACGCTGTTCGACCGCGACAGGCATACGTTCTCCCGGTTCACTCCGCGGGTGAATGAACAGGCAAACCTGCGCTTTGAGACCATCACCTCGATGTACATGGACCCCTCGGGGGTCTTGTGGGCCGGTTACGACGGATCGGGAATCGTCAGGATCAGTACGAAGCCGAAGAAGTTTGAGCACGTCCTCCTCCCCTCCTCGGGCAGCGAGGGGTCCGGCGAGAGTTTCCTGAAGCCCCTCATGGTCGACCGGAGCGGGGCGATCTGGGCGGGGACGTACGACAAGGGGCTCGTCGTCATGGACCGGGGGTACAAGTTGCTCCGGCGTTACCTGCATACGCCCGAAGATCCTTCCGGGATTTCAAGCAACACAATTCTCTCCCTTCTCGAGGACCGCGCCGGAACACTCTTCGTGGGGACGGCCGAAGGGCTCGACGAGCTGGATCCCGGGAGCGATCGTATTGGGCACCCCGGGCCCGCCGGGTCCGGGAAGAACCGGTTGAATTCGATCATCACCGCCCTCTGCCGGGATTCGGGCGGGGCCGTATGGGTCGGAACAGCGTCGGGACTCTTCACGCTCGACCGGTCTGCAGGGACACTGGTCCCCGAAGCCGGTTTTACGGGCGAAATCAAATGCCTCACGGCTTCTCCGGACGGAACTCTTTGGGTCGGAACCGCCGGCCGGGGATTGGCGCATCTCGACCCGCGACGGCACACGCTCACGGCATACGTCCACGACCCTTCCGCCGCCAACTCGCTGAGCTACGATATCGTCAAATGTATCACGCCGGGAGAAGACGGCGCTCTCTGGATCGGGACCGAATCCGGTCTGAACAGGTTCGACCCCCGGACGGGAAACTGGAAGCGATACTATACGAAAGACGGACTGCCGAACGATTTTATTTACGGCATCCTCACCGGCAGGGACGGAAGGCTCTGGATCAGCACCAACGGCGGTTTGTCGAGGATGGATCCGAAAGAGACCGATCATCCCGGATTCCGCAACTACACCCCGGGCGACGGCCTGCAATCGTTCGAGTTCAACACGAATTGCTATTTCAAGACGCCGGACGGCCGCCTCTTCTTCGGCGGAGTGAACGGGTTTAATGTCTTCGATCCCGACTCGGTGCGCGATAATCCGGTCATCCCCCCTGTGGTCATCACCGGGTTCAAAAAGTTCGACCAGCCGGTCGTGGCCGGCTTCGTCCCGGGCGAGACGCGCGAAGTGACGCTGGAGTATACCGAGTCGGTCTTCTCCTTCGAATTTGCAGGGCTCGAATTCACCAATCCCGGCGGGAACCGGTATGCTTACGCCATGGAAGGGTTCGACAGGGAATGGATGCAATCGGGCACCCGGCGCGAGGCCCGTTATACGAACCTCGATCCGGGGACCTATACCTTCAGGGTGAAGGCGTCGAACAACGACGGAGTTTGGAACGAAGCCGGGACCTCGATGCGGGTCGTCATCCTCCCCCCGTTCTGGCGGCGGGGATGGTTCATCGCCATGAGCGTTGCGCTCGTCGCCGGGGGATTCGGCGGCGCCGTCCGCTACGTTTCCGTCCGGAAGCTCAAGACAAAACTTCGTGAGATGGAATACCAGCGGCATCTGGAGGAGGAGCGCGAGCGCATCTCCCGCGATCTCCACGACAACGTCGGGGCGCAGCTCGTCAGCATCCTCTCGGGCCTCGACCTGGTGAGAAAGTATTCCCACCCCGCGGATGAGCGGACAGACCGTTTGCTCACCTCGCTCCATGAGGACGCCCGCTCGAGCATCTCCCAGCTCCGCGAGACGATCTGGGCCTTGAAATCGGGCGGTCTGAATCTGCCGCAATTCGCGGAGTTTGTCGAGTCGTACGCGCGGCGCCAGACTGACTTCAGCCATGATCTCGAGTTGACCGTCCGCCTCGCCGACAACTTGCCTTTCGTTCTCAGTCCGATGCAGGCCTTGAATTGCTTCCGGATCGTCCAGGAGGCGCTGACGAACTGCCTGAAACACGCCGGGGCGACCAGGGTGGATATTTCCATGGTCTCGCTCACCAACGGGAGGTTCTCCATGACCATCGCCGATAACGGGATAGGAGCGGGAAACGGACAACCGGAACTGTTCTCCGGAAACGGATTGAATAACATGAGGCAGCGTGCCGGCGAGCTGGGCGGCACGGCGGACTTTGGGGCGCCTCCGGGGGGCGGATTCGAAGTGCGCGTCAACCTCCCGATCCTGCATCCCGATGGAACGGCGTAA
- a CDS encoding T9SS type A sorting domain-containing protein, producing the protein MKHLVMLMFILCLTGHLAAQWTKTNGPEGGSVSVIFNDPSSGRIFAGGNGFYRSGDNGASWTESSAGMDAAASPVAVIRSGSNLFAASLDRVYRSTDNGDSWTGATVPAQVLSLGVIGNIVIAGTNVYGIYRSTDDGTSWTAATGFPPSNNIVLTIATVGTKLLAGLGGKRVWASNDSGKTWAQFGTGTAFGTGHTVNSLAVHGSKIFAGSSDSALFVSTNAGSTWSQSAAGMNPRAQVPRVASNGTVLYAQVPGAYSGTDTGVVYRSTNDGASWVSVKSDLYSTIGGAIGFGTGKVFYANAAGIYASTNDGGHWFPSNSGLRNVNALALAASGTTLFAGHSGGIARTDDGGATWTVANNGVPGNTGVDAMTAHDSYLFAGSGSGILRSGDNGASWAPMNNGLSGFSLLVGALASGTSSVYAGVFGGVYVSSDNGASWNGPGTGLPAFGGVSPVYADGTDLWAGAGSGIYHSTDNGATWSDASTGLPPFGGSVTAVTRSGSTLFVGLFSTSSIYKSSDNGAHWSPSSNGVPAGSWCAALLSVGQFVFAGFNYSGNGLADGVYRSSDDGANWSPVSDGLPGLSTVNQLAVVGTDLYGSYLGVWKRPLSQITGVRETGAPLPAKFALEQNYPNPFNPSTNFNFQISEPGFVNLTVYDLLGREISALVRQPLRRGSYSVTWDASGEPSGVYYYRLQSGNLREVRKMILSK; encoded by the coding sequence ATGAAGCACCTTGTTATGCTGATGTTTATCCTCTGTCTCACCGGACACCTCGCCGCCCAGTGGACGAAAACGAACGGGCCCGAGGGGGGATCAGTTTCCGTGATCTTTAACGATCCTTCGAGCGGCCGCATCTTCGCCGGGGGAAACGGATTTTACCGCTCGGGCGATAACGGCGCTTCGTGGACCGAGTCGTCCGCCGGGATGGACGCCGCAGCGAGCCCGGTCGCCGTCATCCGGTCGGGGTCAAATCTCTTTGCGGCATCGCTCGACAGGGTCTATCGATCGACCGACAACGGCGACTCCTGGACGGGCGCGACTGTGCCGGCGCAAGTCCTGTCGTTGGGGGTCATCGGGAATATCGTCATCGCAGGGACGAATGTCTACGGCATCTACCGTTCCACCGATGACGGCACAAGCTGGACGGCGGCCACCGGCTTTCCACCCTCAAATAATATTGTTCTGACAATCGCCACCGTCGGGACGAAGCTTCTTGCCGGCCTCGGGGGCAAAAGGGTGTGGGCATCGAACGACAGCGGCAAGACATGGGCGCAGTTCGGCACCGGCACCGCGTTCGGCACCGGGCACACCGTAAACAGCCTTGCCGTCCACGGCTCAAAGATCTTTGCGGGTTCATCCGACTCGGCACTCTTCGTCTCCACGAATGCCGGGTCGACATGGAGTCAGAGTGCGGCAGGAATGAATCCAAGGGCCCAGGTCCCGAGGGTCGCTTCCAATGGAACGGTGCTCTACGCGCAAGTCCCCGGTGCGTATTCCGGAACCGACACAGGTGTCGTCTACCGGTCGACAAACGACGGAGCGTCGTGGGTTTCGGTCAAATCGGACTTGTACTCGACGATCGGGGGCGCGATCGGTTTCGGGACCGGGAAGGTCTTCTATGCGAACGCTGCAGGCATCTATGCGAGCACCAACGATGGAGGCCATTGGTTTCCGTCCAATTCGGGCCTGAGGAATGTCAATGCCCTTGCGCTCGCGGCAAGCGGAACGACACTCTTCGCGGGGCATTCGGGAGGTATCGCCAGGACCGACGACGGAGGTGCGACCTGGACGGTGGCGAACAACGGCGTTCCGGGGAACACGGGCGTCGACGCCATGACGGCGCATGATTCCTATCTCTTTGCCGGCTCAGGTTCAGGGATCCTCCGGTCCGGCGATAATGGCGCGAGCTGGGCGCCGATGAACAACGGCCTGAGCGGGTTCTCACTCCTTGTCGGCGCCCTCGCCTCCGGGACGAGTTCGGTGTATGCCGGCGTCTTCGGAGGAGTCTATGTTTCTTCCGATAACGGCGCTAGCTGGAACGGACCCGGCACGGGCCTCCCGGCCTTCGGAGGAGTGAGCCCCGTCTATGCCGATGGCACCGATCTCTGGGCCGGAGCCGGAAGCGGGATTTACCATTCCACGGATAACGGAGCGACATGGTCGGACGCAAGCACAGGCCTGCCTCCGTTCGGCGGAAGCGTCACCGCGGTGACGCGGAGCGGCTCAACATTGTTTGTCGGACTCTTCTCCACCAGCTCGATTTACAAGTCGAGCGATAACGGGGCGCATTGGTCGCCCTCGAGTAATGGGGTTCCCGCGGGAAGCTGGTGCGCCGCGCTCCTCTCTGTCGGCCAGTTTGTGTTTGCAGGATTCAATTACTCCGGAAACGGGCTGGCCGACGGAGTCTATCGCTCCAGCGACGATGGAGCGAACTGGTCTCCCGTCAGCGACGGGCTCCCCGGTCTCTCAACGGTCAACCAGCTTGCGGTGGTCGGAACGGATCTGTACGGGAGCTACCTCGGGGTGTGGAAGAGGCCGCTCTCGCAGATTACGGGAGTGCGAGAGACCGGTGCACCGCTCCCCGCGAAGTTCGCATTGGAGCAAAACTACCCCAATCCATTCAATCCTTCGACGAACTTCAACTTTCAAATTTCGGAGCCCGGATTTGTGAATCTCACGGTGTATGATCTGCTCGGAAGGGAGATTTCGGCGCTCGTGCGTCAACCCCTCCGCCGTGGATCATATTCCGTCACGTGGGACGCAAGCGGCGAGCCAAGCGGAGTCTACTATTACCGGCTCCAGTCGGGAAACCTGCGGGAAGTCAGGAAAATGATACTCTCGAAATAA
- a CDS encoding T9SS type A sorting domain-containing protein, giving the protein MKAWHLLPLLLLTLAVTPAEAQWVQTSGPEGGAIFAIFADGANLYAGTQDAGVFRSTDGGGSWEQKISGMGYQATTVIGKSGPNLLASGTVGLYLSTDNGDSWTAATGLPGANGVSCMATIGANVFAGTMGKGVFASTDNGATWSASNSGLPGAGVNTGVQGIAAVGSTLLASATNNSILGPMYRSTDMGASWTIANTGLPSEYNLYNLYSDGTTLYAGGTHLYKSTNGGGNWTAADNGIPSFSGISGVRVSGLNMFASAAYYMYRSTDGGGSWAPLAGGLPFEDVASVEIAGSAIYAGTIADGVYKSTDNGTSWVASNTRLKARDMNNFLSDAATLYANGNSIFKTTDDGSSWITVRGNLKDSSSQPTALYVSDPVLLERDYPVAGLERSGDNGASWTGAGGGLSSFSTVGAIVSSGSALLAADGRVQKSTDGGATWSQVDTAVTGFVSFGGLERVGSTVYAYGLGIIKSTDDGATWIRADSGIAAFFGIAGFTSVGSNLFIGGGYPNAVYKSTDAGGHWSKVTALPSSGATSQLLGLGNNLFACSPNNGIFISTNLGTSWTKISTGLPYSNYQYSLSIQNGWMFAGTSGNSVWKRPLSDVSGVEEVAGLLPANFSLEQNYPNPFNPSTRFRFRLAEPGFVKLSVVDVLGREVATLVHEQLHAGTYQADWNAGALSTGVYYYRLEQGPSSAVRKMLLTK; this is encoded by the coding sequence ATGAAAGCTTGGCACCTTCTTCCACTCTTGTTGCTGACACTCGCGGTTACCCCCGCAGAAGCCCAATGGGTGCAAACCTCCGGCCCCGAGGGGGGCGCCATCTTTGCCATCTTTGCAGACGGCGCAAATCTCTATGCCGGTACTCAGGATGCCGGCGTCTTCCGCTCCACGGACGGGGGCGGAAGCTGGGAACAGAAAATCTCCGGCATGGGCTATCAGGCGACGACAGTGATCGGCAAGAGCGGACCAAATCTCCTGGCCAGCGGTACCGTTGGACTCTACCTTTCCACCGACAACGGCGATTCGTGGACTGCTGCGACAGGATTGCCCGGAGCCAACGGCGTGAGTTGCATGGCGACGATCGGCGCCAACGTATTTGCCGGGACGATGGGAAAGGGAGTGTTCGCCTCGACAGACAATGGAGCCACCTGGTCCGCCTCAAATTCAGGCCTGCCCGGCGCCGGTGTAAACACCGGAGTCCAGGGTATTGCCGCAGTCGGCTCAACACTCCTGGCAAGCGCCACCAATAACAGCATTCTGGGGCCGATGTACCGGTCGACAGACATGGGGGCCTCCTGGACGATTGCGAATACAGGACTCCCTTCGGAATATAATTTATACAATCTCTATTCCGATGGCACTACCCTCTATGCCGGCGGCACGCATCTGTATAAGTCAACGAACGGAGGCGGCAACTGGACAGCGGCGGATAATGGCATCCCCTCGTTCTCCGGAATATCCGGCGTCAGGGTGAGCGGGTTAAACATGTTCGCCTCAGCGGCCTACTATATGTACCGGAGCACGGATGGGGGCGGGTCGTGGGCGCCTCTCGCCGGAGGGCTTCCGTTCGAGGACGTGGCTTCGGTGGAGATTGCGGGGTCCGCCATCTATGCCGGGACGATCGCAGACGGGGTGTACAAGTCGACGGATAACGGAACTTCCTGGGTCGCCAGTAATACACGCCTCAAAGCGCGCGACATGAACAATTTCCTCTCCGACGCAGCCACGCTCTACGCGAACGGGAACAGCATCTTCAAGACCACGGACGACGGAAGCAGCTGGATTACCGTCCGTGGAAATCTCAAGGACTCGTCGAGCCAGCCGACGGCCCTCTACGTGAGCGACCCGGTTCTCCTCGAGCGCGATTACCCGGTGGCCGGGCTGGAACGCTCGGGCGATAATGGGGCGTCCTGGACCGGGGCGGGGGGCGGACTCTCGTCGTTCAGCACCGTCGGCGCGATTGTTTCAAGCGGAAGCGCTCTCCTGGCGGCGGACGGGAGAGTCCAGAAGAGCACCGACGGGGGAGCCACGTGGAGCCAGGTGGACACCGCTGTGACCGGGTTCGTGAGTTTCGGAGGTCTGGAAAGAGTCGGCTCCACCGTCTATGCGTATGGCTTGGGAATCATCAAATCGACGGACGATGGCGCGACGTGGATCAGAGCAGACTCCGGAATAGCGGCGTTCTTCGGGATCGCAGGGTTTACATCCGTTGGATCGAACCTGTTCATAGGTGGCGGTTACCCCAACGCCGTGTACAAGTCGACAGACGCCGGAGGACACTGGTCGAAGGTGACGGCCCTTCCCTCAAGCGGCGCGACTTCCCAGCTGCTCGGTCTGGGGAACAATCTCTTCGCGTGCAGCCCGAATAACGGGATCTTCATCAGCACAAATCTCGGCACCTCCTGGACCAAGATTTCCACCGGACTTCCCTACTCGAACTATCAATACTCACTCTCCATCCAGAATGGATGGATGTTCGCCGGCACAAGCGGCAACAGCGTCTGGAAACGACCGCTTTCCGATGTCTCGGGAGTCGAAGAGGTGGCGGGGCTTCTTCCGGCGAATTTCTCGCTCGAGCAGAACTATCCGAACCCGTTCAATCCTTCGACCAGGTTCAGGTTCCGGTTGGCGGAACCGGGATTCGTGAAGCTCTCGGTCGTTGACGTGCTGGGACGGGAAGTCGCAACGCTGGTGCACGAACAACTCCACGCCGGGACCTATCAGGCTGATTGGAACGCGGGCGCCCTTTCCACCGGGGTCTATTATTACCGCCTCGAGCAGGGGCCGTCCAGTGCCGTCAGGAAAATGCTGCTCACCAAATAA
- the moeB gene encoding molybdopterin-synthase adenylyltransferase MoeB — MEPDLSRDEILRYSRHLLMPEVGLAGQKKLKAARVLMIGAGGLGSPLGLYLAAAGVGTIGIVDSDVVDATNLQRQLLHSTADIGRPKIDSAKERLSGLNPHLRIETYRARLASDNALDILRQYDLIVDGTDNFPTRYLVNDACVLLGKPNVYGSIFRFEGQVSVFDAKTGPCYRCLYPEPPPPGLVPSCAEGGVLGVLPGVIGSLQALEAIKLILGRGNPLTGRLLLFDGLGLTFRELKVKKDPGCPVCGEHPTIHELIDYEQFCGSGIESEEGGAGDQFRISPEELKERLDRREDLFILDVREPHEREIANLGGTLIPLNDLPARIHELDSAREIVVYCKMGSRSGKAVEFLRSAGFRKVKNLAGGIDAWAERIDPAMARY, encoded by the coding sequence ATGGAGCCCGATCTTTCCCGCGACGAGATTCTCCGGTACAGCCGGCACCTGCTCATGCCTGAAGTCGGGCTCGCCGGCCAGAAGAAACTGAAGGCTGCCAGGGTCCTGATGATCGGAGCCGGAGGCCTGGGATCTCCGCTCGGACTCTATCTCGCCGCGGCTGGAGTCGGGACGATCGGAATCGTCGACTCCGACGTCGTGGATGCGACCAATCTCCAGCGGCAACTTCTTCACTCCACGGCCGATATCGGCCGCCCGAAAATCGACTCTGCGAAGGAACGGCTCTCCGGACTCAACCCCCACCTCCGGATCGAGACCTACCGTGCGCGCCTGGCGTCCGACAACGCGCTTGACATCCTGCGTCAATATGACCTGATCGTCGACGGGACTGATAATTTCCCGACCCGGTACCTGGTCAACGACGCGTGCGTCCTCCTGGGAAAGCCGAATGTCTACGGAAGCATCTTCCGCTTCGAAGGTCAGGTGAGCGTCTTCGATGCGAAGACCGGTCCCTGCTACCGGTGTCTCTATCCCGAACCGCCGCCCCCCGGACTCGTTCCGAGCTGCGCAGAGGGGGGAGTGCTCGGCGTGTTGCCGGGGGTGATCGGATCGCTCCAGGCGCTCGAGGCGATCAAGCTGATTCTCGGCAGGGGGAATCCGCTGACCGGACGATTGCTCCTCTTCGACGGACTGGGGCTTACCTTCAGGGAGCTGAAGGTGAAAAAAGATCCGGGATGCCCGGTCTGCGGCGAACACCCGACGATCCACGAGTTGATCGATTACGAACAGTTCTGCGGGAGCGGCATCGAATCGGAGGAAGGCGGCGCCGGCGATCAGTTCCGGATTTCGCCCGAAGAACTCAAGGAGCGCCTCGACCGGAGGGAGGATCTCTTTATTCTCGACGTCCGCGAACCGCACGAACGGGAGATTGCGAATCTGGGAGGCACGCTGATTCCGCTCAATGACTTGCCCGCGCGGATCCACGAACTCGACTCCGCGCGCGAGATCGTGGTTTACTGCAAAATGGGGAGCCGGAGCGGCAAGGCGGTTGAATTCCTCCGGAGCGCCGGATTTCGAAAGGTGAAAAACCTGGCCGGGGGGATCGACGCCTGGGCGGAGCGCATCGATCCCGCGATGGCCCGCTACTGA
- a CDS encoding class I adenylate-forming enzyme family protein, with translation MSRDDPDYSPETGPLILQARSPRGNPAAGLVPFANIGTLLRTRAGEHPGKVWLIHEPDQPDEKGRGYTYEEFYGLAARTANYLAGLGIGRGDRVATISYNHFDTVVQYFAIFLIGAVAVPVNVGEDDRRIGYILRDSRAKLAFVRDLFVDRVRKIPEAAGIRTIVRVSPGPQGPGEGLPEFHREIAKQLPEIRPQEEARPEDEALLVYTSGTTGNPKGVVLTQYNLLIDARAIAEWHGMTPDQRMMCVLPIHHVNGIVVTLMTPLYYGGSVVLNRKFHTESFFPRIAAAGVHVVSVVPTLLQFLLRESPGAGGQDLSHFRHIICGAGPLTVELAKRFEDRFKIPVIHGYGLSETTCYSCFLPVGLTPAEHGHWMNDFGFPSIGVPLPPNEMAIHDGNGVEQPEGTRGEIVIRGHNVMKCYYGNPEANASSFAHGWFRSGDEGFYRTGPDGRMFFFITGRIKELIIRGGTNISPFEIDEVLMQMPGVKAGLAVGFENDWYGEEVGAYIQPDGVTPLSEKDVIDYCRRFFPFQKCPKVVVFGDDIPVTSTGKYQRGKLRPLFGKWKADQFSESKRDRE, from the coding sequence ATGAGCCGCGACGATCCCGATTATTCGCCGGAGACCGGGCCTCTCATCCTTCAGGCGCGCTCGCCGCGCGGGAATCCCGCCGCCGGGCTCGTCCCGTTCGCGAATATCGGGACGCTCCTCCGCACAAGAGCCGGGGAGCACCCCGGCAAGGTCTGGCTCATCCATGAGCCTGATCAGCCGGATGAAAAGGGCCGGGGGTACACTTACGAAGAGTTCTACGGACTGGCGGCCAGGACGGCGAACTATCTTGCGGGCCTTGGGATCGGCCGCGGGGACCGGGTTGCAACGATTTCCTACAACCACTTCGATACCGTGGTCCAGTACTTCGCGATATTCCTGATCGGCGCCGTCGCGGTTCCGGTCAACGTGGGCGAAGACGACAGAAGAATCGGTTACATCCTCCGGGACTCCCGCGCGAAGCTCGCGTTCGTCAGGGACCTGTTCGTGGACCGGGTGAGAAAGATCCCGGAAGCGGCTGGAATCAGGACGATCGTCAGAGTCTCACCCGGCCCGCAGGGACCCGGCGAGGGGCTTCCCGAGTTTCACAGGGAGATCGCGAAGCAACTCCCTGAGATCCGCCCGCAGGAAGAGGCCCGCCCGGAGGACGAAGCCCTTCTGGTCTATACCTCCGGGACGACCGGAAACCCGAAGGGGGTTGTCCTCACGCAGTATAATCTCCTGATCGACGCCCGGGCGATCGCGGAATGGCACGGGATGACCCCCGATCAGCGGATGATGTGCGTCCTTCCCATTCACCACGTCAACGGTATCGTCGTCACCCTGATGACTCCCCTGTACTACGGCGGGAGCGTTGTGTTAAACCGGAAGTTTCACACGGAGAGTTTCTTCCCGAGGATCGCCGCAGCCGGGGTGCATGTTGTGAGCGTGGTCCCCACCTTGCTGCAATTCCTCCTCCGCGAAAGCCCCGGCGCCGGCGGGCAGGACCTCTCGCATTTCCGCCACATCATTTGCGGCGCGGGGCCGCTTACGGTGGAACTGGCGAAGCGGTTTGAGGATCGTTTCAAGATCCCGGTGATCCACGGGTACGGGCTCTCGGAAACGACCTGCTACTCCTGCTTCCTTCCGGTCGGGTTGACTCCCGCGGAACACGGCCATTGGATGAACGACTTTGGGTTCCCTTCGATCGGGGTTCCCCTGCCGCCCAATGAAATGGCGATCCATGACGGGAACGGAGTGGAACAGCCGGAAGGAACGAGGGGAGAAATCGTCATCAGGGGACACAATGTGATGAAGTGTTACTACGGAAACCCGGAGGCGAACGCGTCGTCGTTCGCCCACGGCTGGTTCCGCAGCGGCGACGAGGGATTTTACCGGACCGGCCCGGACGGAAGGATGTTTTTTTTCATCACGGGCCGGATAAAGGAGTTGATCATCCGCGGCGGCACGAATATCTCCCCGTTCGAAATCGACGAGGTGCTCATGCAGATGCCGGGTGTGAAGGCGGGTCTTGCGGTCGGTTTTGAGAACGACTGGTACGGGGAAGAGGTGGGCGCCTACATACAACCCGACGGAGTTACACCGTTGTCGGAGAAGGATGTAATCGACTATTGCCGGAGGTTTTTTCCGTTCCAGAAGTGCCCGAAGGTCGTCGTCTTCGGCGACGACATTCCGGTGACCTCAACCGGCAAGTACCAGCGCGGGAAACTCAGGCCACTCTTCGGGAAGTGGAAGGCGGATCAGTTCAGCGAGAGCAAGCGGGATCGGGAGTAG